In Hwangdonia lutea, a single window of DNA contains:
- a CDS encoding translocation/assembly module TamB domain-containing protein: MLSIPFVQTSLGKHATKKLNNEFGTHINIHKVGLQFNGDVELKSIYIEDYKQDTLISIAELNTSILSFKNLYNGKLVFGDIDIIDLVFNIKTYEGTTDTNLDVFVAKLEGKDTQEKSGDFLLSSSDVSIYNGHFKLSDENRETSKRLDFEDLNINATNFLINGSDVSARINTLGFKDSRGVVVKNLMTNFSYTLTDMTFENLKIKTPNSELKGELKFSYNREDLQFFEDKVLVTASFKDSNVLLNELNTFYNEFGNNQYARFSVDLKGTLNDLKASNLKLNTSRNTKIYGDLSFKNLFSKDAGDFYMNGRFNNLSSTYKDLTALLPNVLGQAIPSSFDKLGRFKIVGQTQITASTINADVKIDTELGFVNSTLEITKINDIDNSSYKGKIIFEEFDLGTLIEAPNVGLTSFNLNVNGTGFIAETIDTQVDGDVFQIVYNNYNYNRIKIAGNVKNRIFDGNLIANDRNLQLNFNGLVDFSEDLKKYDFTANVDYANLNALNFVKKDSVSIFKSRVKMNMNASDYDDAYGRVLFQNTSYKNQKDTYYFDEFAISSRFDKGTRFIEINSPDIIEGSLEGQFVLKDIKKLFENSIGHIYTNYIPHKVAANQSINFNFKIYNKIIEVFYPEIQLGKNTFVRGRVESEEEAFNLTFKSPKIKWFKHFANNIELQVDNNNPLFNTYVEVDSINTEYYNVSKFNLINVTVNDTLFMRSEFKGGKRNDDLFNLSFYHTINEENESVIGFKKSDFTIKNNKWLINEDKDRFNKISFNKKLTTFNIDRLKINHENEQIKLSGFLKDSTQKDLKLNFKNVDLAKITPDIDSLSLDGNVNGKLDILQKNGSYLPNSTVVIDNFKVNNFLLGDFDATITGNEDLTNYNIDATIKNDYTNSFSAVGDITVVGKQSNIDVNLAFDDFNLQPLNPLLQDVLSNIRGLVSGEANVVGDLKRPDINGKLTLNNAGLGIPYLNVDYNLNDKALVTLKDQSFNFKNLQLTDTKYNSVGQLNGSLSHVNLSKWRLNLDINTNRLLVLDTKESDEALYYGTGFVGGSARINGPTEALVISVIGETKRGTVFKIPLNDTESFGDNSFIHFITKEEKLAKENGVDIVFEDIKGLELDFDLDITEDAEVEIIIDKNTGHTLKGRGIGGLLVEINTNGKFNMWGDFSVFEGVYNFAFAGLVQKEFEVQPGGSINWNGEPLNANLRMDAIYKTQANPSPLLDNPINRSIPVELKITLTGALEQPQPEFEFEFPSVSSTIKSELQYRLESVDDRQNQALYLLSTGSFSRGLNDLNFSGTIAERLNGIVNGIFSSENGKFDFGFNYEVGENRPDYKTDDRFSASIQTKISDKVLINGKLGVPIGGATETVIAGDVEINFLLNEEGTLTAKVFNRENSIRNFGEKIGYTQGVGLSYNVDFDTFKELIRSLFKKQPDEDNVEKETSDTTVKEDESNLAPSYITHKSSSKKDN; encoded by the coding sequence GTGCTTTCTATTCCCTTTGTTCAAACAAGTTTAGGTAAACATGCCACCAAAAAACTAAATAATGAATTTGGCACCCATATAAATATTCATAAAGTGGGCTTGCAGTTTAATGGCGATGTCGAGTTAAAAAGCATCTATATTGAAGACTACAAACAAGACACGCTTATTAGCATTGCCGAGCTAAACACCTCCATTTTAAGTTTTAAAAATCTCTACAACGGTAAATTGGTTTTTGGCGATATTGATATTATCGATTTGGTTTTTAACATTAAAACTTACGAAGGCACAACCGATACCAATTTGGATGTTTTTGTGGCTAAGTTGGAAGGAAAGGACACTCAAGAGAAAAGTGGCGATTTTTTATTGTCTTCTAGCGATGTATCGATTTATAACGGACATTTTAAATTATCGGATGAAAATAGGGAAACCTCAAAACGCTTGGATTTTGAAGATTTAAACATTAACGCCACCAATTTTTTAATTAACGGAAGCGATGTTAGTGCCAGAATTAATACCCTAGGGTTTAAAGACAGTAGAGGCGTTGTGGTTAAAAACCTAATGACTAATTTTAGTTATACACTAACCGACATGACCTTTGAAAATTTGAAAATAAAAACACCAAATTCAGAATTAAAAGGTGAATTGAAATTTTCGTACAATCGAGAAGACTTACAGTTTTTTGAAGACAAGGTTTTGGTTACCGCAAGTTTTAAAGACTCCAATGTTTTGCTTAACGAGTTAAACACCTTTTATAACGAGTTTGGTAACAACCAATATGCGCGGTTTAGTGTTGATTTAAAGGGAACCTTAAACGATTTAAAAGCCTCAAATTTAAAATTGAACACGAGCCGAAATACCAAAATTTATGGCGATTTAAGCTTCAAAAATTTATTTAGTAAAGACGCGGGCGATTTTTATATGAACGGTAGGTTCAATAATTTAAGCTCTACGTATAAAGATTTAACAGCACTGTTGCCCAATGTTTTGGGACAAGCTATTCCATCGTCGTTCGATAAATTGGGTCGGTTTAAAATAGTAGGGCAAACGCAAATTACCGCATCAACCATAAATGCCGACGTTAAAATTGATACCGAATTGGGTTTTGTTAATTCAACTTTAGAAATCACTAAAATTAACGATATCGATAATTCGTCTTATAAAGGAAAAATTATTTTTGAAGAATTTGATTTGGGCACTTTAATTGAAGCTCCAAATGTTGGATTGACCTCATTTAATCTAAATGTTAACGGCACGGGTTTTATTGCAGAAACAATTGACACACAGGTTGATGGCGATGTGTTTCAAATAGTGTATAACAACTACAATTACAATAGAATTAAAATTGCGGGCAACGTAAAAAATAGAATTTTTGATGGAAATTTAATAGCTAACGACAGAAACCTGCAATTAAATTTTAACGGGTTGGTTGATTTTTCAGAAGACTTGAAAAAATACGATTTTACAGCCAATGTGGATTATGCCAACTTAAACGCCTTAAACTTTGTTAAAAAAGACAGTGTTTCCATTTTTAAAAGTAGAGTAAAAATGAATATGAATGCGAGTGATTATGATGATGCTTATGGTAGGGTATTGTTTCAAAATACCTCGTATAAAAATCAAAAGGACACCTATTATTTTGATGAATTTGCCATATCCTCACGATTTGATAAGGGCACTCGGTTTATTGAAATTAATTCACCAGATATTATCGAGGGCAGTCTAGAAGGGCAATTTGTGCTAAAGGATATAAAAAAGCTTTTCGAAAACTCCATAGGCCATATTTATACCAATTACATCCCGCATAAAGTTGCTGCCAATCAAAGTATAAATTTCAATTTTAAAATTTACAATAAAATAATCGAGGTTTTTTATCCGGAAATTCAACTTGGTAAAAACACCTTTGTCCGCGGTAGGGTTGAGAGCGAAGAAGAAGCGTTTAATCTTACCTTTAAATCGCCAAAAATTAAATGGTTTAAGCATTTCGCAAACAATATAGAGTTGCAAGTAGATAACAACAACCCGCTGTTTAACACATATGTGGAGGTAGATAGTATTAACACCGAATACTATAACGTTTCAAAATTTAATTTAATAAATGTAACCGTTAACGACACCTTGTTTATGCGCTCGGAGTTTAAGGGTGGAAAACGAAATGACGATTTATTCAATTTAAGTTTTTATCACACCATTAATGAAGAAAACGAGTCGGTAATCGGGTTTAAAAAATCCGATTTTACCATAAAAAACAACAAATGGTTAATAAATGAAGATAAAGATAGATTTAATAAAATTTCGTTCAATAAAAAACTAACGACCTTTAATATTGATAGACTTAAAATTAATCATGAAAATGAACAAATTAAACTTTCGGGCTTTTTAAAGGATTCCACACAAAAAGATTTAAAGCTGAATTTTAAAAATGTCGATTTAGCCAAAATAACCCCAGATATTGATAGCTTGTCATTAGACGGAAACGTAAATGGAAAATTGGATATTCTCCAAAAAAACGGAAGCTATTTGCCAAATTCAACGGTAGTAATAGATAACTTTAAAGTCAATAATTTCCTCTTGGGAGACTTTGATGCTACCATAACAGGAAACGAAGATTTAACCAACTACAATATTGATGCTACCATAAAAAACGATTATACCAATTCATTTAGTGCTGTGGGCGATATAACGGTTGTTGGCAAACAATCGAATATTGATGTTAATTTAGCTTTCGATGATTTTAATCTACAGCCATTAAACCCTTTATTACAAGATGTTTTATCGAATATAAGGGGACTTGTTTCAGGTGAAGCCAATGTGGTTGGCGATTTGAAACGACCAGATATTAACGGCAAACTCACCCTGAATAATGCAGGACTTGGTATTCCGTATTTAAATGTCGATTATAATTTAAACGATAAGGCTTTGGTAACCTTAAAAGACCAAAGTTTTAATTTTAAAAACCTGCAATTAACGGATACAAAGTACAATTCTGTTGGACAATTAAATGGATCTTTAAGTCATGTTAACCTCTCAAAATGGCGTTTAAATTTAGATATTAACACCAACAGATTACTGGTTTTAGATACCAAAGAAAGCGACGAAGCACTGTACTATGGCACAGGTTTCGTTGGTGGTAGCGCTCGTATAAATGGGCCAACCGAGGCTTTGGTAATAAGTGTTATTGGCGAAACCAAAAGGGGCACGGTTTTTAAAATACCGCTAAACGATACGGAGTCGTTTGGAGATAATTCTTTCATTCATTTTATAACCAAAGAAGAAAAATTAGCCAAAGAAAATGGCGTAGATATTGTTTTTGAAGACATTAAAGGTCTTGAGTTGGATTTTGATTTGGACATTACTGAAGATGCCGAGGTGGAAATCATTATCGATAAAAACACAGGGCATACCCTAAAAGGGCGCGGAATTGGAGGGCTTTTAGTAGAAATCAATACCAACGGAAAATTTAATATGTGGGGCGATTTCTCCGTATTTGAAGGGGTTTATAATTTTGCTTTTGCGGGCTTGGTACAAAAGGAATTTGAGGTTCAACCCGGTGGCTCAATCAACTGGAATGGCGAACCGCTAAATGCCAATCTTAGAATGGATGCCATTTATAAAACCCAGGCAAACCCTTCACCTTTATTAGACAACCCCATTAATAGAAGTATTCCGGTAGAATTGAAAATTACGCTAACGGGCGCTTTAGAACAGCCGCAACCCGAGTTTGAGTTTGAGTTTCCTAGCGTAAGTTCAACCATAAAATCGGAATTGCAATACCGCTTGGAATCTGTTGACGACAGGCAAAACCAAGCGTTGTATTTATTGTCAACCGGCTCTTTTTCGCGCGGATTAAACGACCTTAATTTCTCGGGTACCATTGCAGAACGACTTAACGGCATTGTTAATGGTATTTTTTCAAGTGAAAACGGAAAGTTCGATTTTGGCTTTAACTACGAAGTTGGCGAAAACCGACCAGATTATAAAACCGACGACAGGTTTAGTGCCTCCATTCAAACAAAAATAAGCGATAAAGTATTGATTAATGGTAAGTTGGGGGTGCCTATTGGTGGGGCGACAGAAACCGTAATTGCTGGCGATGTTGAGATAAATTTTCTGCTAAATGAAGAAGGTACATTAACCGCAAAGGTATTCAACAGAGAAAACAGCATTCGTAATTTTGGTGAAAAAATAGGTTACACCCAAGGTGTTGGTTTATCTTATAATGTAGATTTTGATACGTTTAAGGAATTAATCCGCAGTCTTTTCAAAAAACAACCCGACGAAGATAATGTGGAAAAAGAAACTTCTGATACAACCGTAAAAGAAGACGAGAGTAATTTGGCTCCAAGTTATATCACCCATAAATCATCCTCAAAAAAAGATAATTAA
- the tsaD gene encoding tRNA (adenosine(37)-N6)-threonylcarbamoyltransferase complex transferase subunit TsaD codes for MSSQNIYILGIESSCDDTAASVIHNGKILSNVVANQKIHEEFGGVVPELASRAHQQNIVPVVHQALKKANITKEQLNAVAFTRGPGLMGSLLVGTSFAKSLAYGLNIPLIDVNHMQAHILAHFIDEEGFKKPPFPFLAMTISGGHTQIVKVEDYFKMTVIGETIDDAVGEAFDKSGKILGLGYPAGPEIDKRAKLGNPKAFQFTKPKVDGLNFSFSGFKTAILYFIQREVKANPNFIEENLNDICASIQYTIIGILIDKLKLASKQTGIKHIAIGGGVSANSGIRQALKNGEQKFGWTTYVPKFEFTTDNAAMIAIVGYLKYLEGDFAEQDVMASARLKI; via the coding sequence ATGTCTTCACAAAATATTTATATTCTAGGAATTGAGTCTTCATGCGACGATACAGCGGCTTCCGTAATACACAACGGCAAAATTTTAAGCAATGTTGTGGCGAACCAAAAAATACACGAAGAGTTTGGTGGTGTGGTACCAGAATTGGCCTCGCGAGCGCACCAACAAAACATTGTTCCAGTGGTGCACCAAGCTTTAAAAAAAGCGAACATTACTAAAGAACAGCTCAACGCAGTAGCATTTACGCGCGGCCCGGGGTTAATGGGCTCGCTATTGGTGGGCACATCGTTTGCGAAGTCGTTGGCTTATGGCTTAAACATTCCGTTAATTGATGTAAACCACATGCAAGCGCATATTTTAGCGCATTTTATAGATGAAGAAGGTTTTAAAAAACCACCGTTTCCGTTTTTAGCGATGACTATTTCTGGCGGACACACCCAAATTGTGAAAGTTGAAGATTATTTTAAAATGACCGTTATTGGTGAAACCATCGACGATGCCGTTGGGGAAGCCTTTGATAAAAGTGGCAAAATTTTAGGCTTGGGTTATCCTGCGGGACCGGAAATTGACAAACGTGCAAAATTGGGGAATCCGAAAGCCTTTCAATTCACCAAACCAAAAGTTGATGGATTGAATTTTAGTTTTTCGGGTTTTAAAACAGCTATTTTGTATTTTATCCAACGGGAAGTAAAAGCGAATCCTAATTTTATCGAAGAAAACTTAAACGATATTTGCGCCTCTATTCAGTACACGATTATTGGTATTTTAATTGATAAATTAAAACTCGCATCGAAACAAACCGGTATAAAACACATTGCTATTGGCGGTGGAGTTTCGGCAAATTCTGGGATACGTCAAGCATTAAAAAATGGCGAACAAAAATTTGGATGGACAACTTATGTGCCCAAATTTGAATTCACAACCGATAATGCGGCAATGATTGCCATTGTAGGCTATTTAAAATATTTAGAAGGTGATTTTGCTGAACAGGATGTGATGGCTTCGGCGCGATTGAAGATTTAG
- a CDS encoding 16S rRNA (uracil(1498)-N(3))-methyltransferase has translation MQLFYNPDISESTTQFTFTKEESKHIVKVLRKNVGDTLHITNGNGWLFTAEITIPNINKCVANVVSKAKQPKRHYHLHLAVAPTKMNDRYEWFLEKATEIGIDSITPIFCDHSERKVIKPERYEKILQSAMKQSLSCYLPKLNEAISFKDFIKQEFKGDLFIAHCEETDRKSLKTQLKPNQHTTILIGPEGDFSVKEIKMALANNFIPVTLGDTRLRTETAAIVACHSVAFINEAHNGQ, from the coding sequence ATGCAACTCTTCTACAATCCAGACATTTCAGAAAGCACCACACAATTCACTTTTACAAAAGAAGAAAGCAAACACATTGTAAAGGTGTTACGCAAAAATGTTGGCGATACCTTGCATATTACAAATGGCAACGGTTGGCTGTTTACGGCCGAAATTACCATACCCAATATCAATAAATGCGTTGCCAATGTTGTTTCTAAAGCCAAACAGCCCAAACGCCATTACCATTTACATTTGGCCGTGGCACCAACAAAAATGAACGATCGCTACGAATGGTTTTTAGAAAAAGCCACCGAAATTGGCATTGATAGCATCACGCCAATTTTTTGCGACCACAGCGAACGAAAGGTTATAAAACCCGAGCGTTACGAAAAGATTTTGCAATCGGCCATGAAACAATCTTTAAGCTGCTATTTGCCAAAACTTAATGAAGCCATTTCATTTAAAGACTTTATAAAACAAGAATTTAAAGGCGATTTATTTATTGCGCATTGCGAAGAAACCGATAGAAAATCGTTAAAAACGCAACTAAAACCAAATCAACACACTACCATTTTAATTGGTCCCGAAGGCGATTTTTCCGTTAAAGAAATAAAAATGGCGCTTGCCAATAATTTTATTCCCGTAACTTTGGGTGACACAAGATTGCGCACGGAAACGGCTGCCATTGTAGCCTGCCATTCCGTAGCATTTATAAATGAAGCCCATAATGGGCAGTAA
- a CDS encoding DUF4159 domain-containing protein: protein MKLFFSLFFALFSLLSFSQDLAILKYNGGGDWYGNPTALPNLIQFCNANINTKINPKPQTVEVGSSDIFQYPFLHMTGHGNVFFSETDAENLRNYLISGGFLHIDDNYGMQPYITKELKKVFPNQELVELPVNHKLFNIVYKFPKGLPKIHEHDGKRPQAFGIFHEDRLVLLFTYESDLGDGWEDAEVHNDPADVREKALKMGANIIKYAFEN, encoded by the coding sequence ATGAAGCTATTTTTTTCACTTTTCTTTGCTCTCTTTTCTTTGCTCTCATTTAGTCAAGATTTAGCTATTTTAAAATACAATGGCGGTGGCGATTGGTACGGTAACCCAACGGCATTGCCCAATCTCATTCAGTTTTGTAACGCCAATATAAACACCAAAATAAACCCAAAACCGCAAACCGTTGAAGTGGGAAGCTCCGATATATTTCAGTATCCATTTTTACACATGACCGGACATGGCAATGTGTTTTTTAGCGAAACCGATGCCGAAAACCTTCGCAATTATTTAATCTCTGGCGGTTTTTTGCATATCGATGATAATTACGGCATGCAACCTTACATCACCAAAGAATTAAAAAAAGTATTTCCAAATCAGGAATTAGTGGAATTACCAGTAAACCATAAACTGTTTAATATCGTTTATAAATTTCCAAAAGGTTTACCTAAAATACATGAACACGACGGCAAACGTCCGCAAGCTTTCGGTATATTTCACGAAGACCGATTGGTTTTATTATTCACTTACGAAAGCGATTTAGGCGATGGTTGGGAAGATGCCGAAGTACACAACGACCCCGCAGATGTTAGAGAAAAAGCACTAAAAATGGGCGCTAATATTATTAAATATGCTTTTGAGAATTAA